Proteins found in one Saccharomyces kudriavzevii IFO 1802 strain IFO1802 genome assembly, chromosome: 11 genomic segment:
- the FLO10 gene encoding Flo10p (similar to Saccharomyces cerevisiae FLO10 (YKR102W)), with translation MFKPPHSMFLAVLSFSALINVALGATEACLPAGEKKSGMNINFYQYSLKDSSTYSNPSYMAYGYADKDKLGSVSGQTKLSIDYSIPCNGASNTCACEDDYTDGSSSQVATVKRGVRLCSDNTTLSSAAEKREDGDCDQGAAYWSSDLFGFYTTPTNVTVEMTGYFLPPKTGTYKFGFATVDDSAILSVGGNVAFECCKQEQPPITSTDFTINGIKPWNSDAPTNIQGSVYMHAGYYYPMKVVYSNAVSWGTLPISVTLPDGTEVNDDFEGYVYSFDDNMTQAHCSVPNPESHAKTCISTTTEAWTGSYTTTSTQKSTETTIIKVKTPISTSSYSASSIYSTIKLATSSAESTTEVCTECTETEATSSLASSSVQSSTTGYTSATTSSAESTTEVCTECTETEATSSPALSASTTGYTSATSSAESTTEVCTECTETEATSSLASSSVQFSTTGYTSATTSAESTTEVCTECTETEATTSPALSASTTGYTSATTSSAESTTEVCTECTETEATSSPALSASTTGYTSATTSAESTTEVCTECTETEATSSPALSASTTGYTSATSSAESTTEVCTDCTETEATSSPALSASTTGYTSATTSSAESTTEVCTECTETEATSSLASSSVQSSTTGYTSATTSAESTTEVCTECTETEATSSPALSASTTGYTSATTSSAESTTEVCTECTETEATTSPALSASTTGYTSATTSSAESTTEVCTECTETEATTSPALSASTTGYTSATTSSAESTTEVCTECTETEATSSLASSSVQFSTTGYTSATTSAESTTEVCTECTETEATSSPALSASTTGYTSATTSSAESTTEVCTECTETEATSSPALSASSIGYSSPTTSYAESSSSIFKTFADTTETSSSPSSSAHITASASTSSSQAEGTHYTSSVHSVTPIYPRNETVITSSVPSTPITSTSSGSSEQSTISLNSAATGSRSSTIDAKFATVSKSSIDSAASASTHSAATGSRSSTIDAKVGTVSKSSIESATSASTHSAATGSRSSTIDAKVGTVSKSSIESATTASTLFADTSSSVATPTAHSISSSPVSSSQPNVFSSSGTSFKGQETTTSSLTNSGLSELSKSHRSSLTPSSSSALKYSSKIESTSSFAFKTHETTAASTSTSVSAESASTPSASSPITSTTARSTEFNSENSSFTTEVSSFSNDTRVMTSAVSSSKAQEVISRKISSGSYRDRTTVQGMTSVITTTGEQTTLVTVTSCKSHICTETASPAVISTVTTTLGGVTTQYTTWCPISTTESKDQTTLVTVTSCESGICSETASPAVVSTATTTINGVVTDYTTWCPLSTTEPTKKTTLVTVTSCESGICSETASPAIISTATTTINDVVTVYSTWAPQGSSEAAASTNISNNVNAASTFTDASNTKTASSANSASSLSGFDYHTQAHATTTAANTIDYSDTVSPVSETANTRNPTASKLSIVSQQPHSASPSGVLVSSTASLEMSTYAGVANGLLANSALSIFIASGLLAIL, from the coding sequence ATGTTCAAGCCTCCTCACTCTATGTTTTTGGCTGTCCTCTCCTTCTCAGCCTTAATTAATGTAGCTTTAGGGGCTACGGAGGCATGTTTGCCAGCaggggaaaagaaaagcggGATGAATATCAACTTTTACCAGTATTCGTTAAAAGATTCATCCACGTACTCTAACCCATCATATATGGCCTACGGATACGCTGATAAAGATAAATTAGGTTCCGTTAGTGGGCAGACAAAGTTGTCCATTGATTATTCCATTCCATGTAATGGTGCATCAAATACCTGTGCCTGCGAAGATGACTATACCGACGGCAGCTCTTCCCAGGTTGCAACCGTGAAACGTGGAGTTAGACTCTGTTCCGATAATACAACTCTTTCTTCTGCAGCTGAGAAGCGTGAAGATGGCGATTGTGACCAAGGCGCTGCCTACTGGAGTTCAGATTTGTTTGGTTTCTATACAACGCCAACAAACGTTACTGTGGAAATGACAGGTTACTTTTTACCACCAAAGACTGGTACTTACAAGTTTGGTTTCGCTACAGTCGATGATTCGGCAATTCTATCAGTTGGAGGTAATGTTGCCTTTGAATGTTGTAAACAAGAACAGCCTCCCATCACATCAACCGACTTCACAATCAACGGTATTAAACCTTGGAATTCAGATGCTCCTACAAATATACAAGGATCTGTGTATATGCACGCTGGTTACTATTACCCTATGAAAGTTGTTTACTCGAATGCTGTATCTTGGGGTACACTTCCTATTAGTGTTACATTGCCCGACGGTACTGAGGttaatgatgattttgaaggatACGTTTATTCCTTCGATGACAATATGACTCAAGCTCATTGTTCTGTCCCAAATCCAGAAAGTCATGCGAAGACCTGTATATCGACGACAACAGAAGCATGGACTGGTTCTTACACAACAACGTCCACTCAAAAGTCTACAGAAACGACCATCATTAAGGTTAAAACGCCTATAAGCACCAGCTCATACAGTGCTTCATCTATCTACAGTACAATCAAACTTGCCACATCGTCTGCCGAATCAACCACGGAAGTCTGTACCGAATGTACAGAAACCGAGGCCACCAGTTCTCTAGCGTCATCGTCTGTGCAATCTAGTACTACCGGGTACACTAGCGCTACCACATCATCTGCTGAATCAACCACGGAAGTCTGTACCGAATGTACCGAAACCGAGGCTACCAGTTCTCCAGCACTATCTGCTAGTACTACTGGTTACACTAGCGCCACATCGTCTGCTGAATCAACCACGGAAGTCTGTACCGAATGTACAGAAACCGAGGCCACCAGTTCTCTAGCGTCATCGTCTGTGCAATTTAGTACTACCGGGTACACTAGCGCCACCACGTCTGCTGAATCAACCACGGAAGTCTGTACCGAATGTACCGAAACCGAGGCTACCACTTCTCCAGCACTATCTGCTAGTACTACTGGTTACACTAGCGCTACCACATCATCTGCTGAATCAACCACGGAAGTCTGTACCGAATGTACCGAAACCGAGGCTACCAGTTCTCCAGCACTATCTGCTAGTACTACTGGTTACACTAGCGCCACCACGTCTGCTGAATCAACCACGGAAGTCTGTACCGAATGTACCGAAACCGAGGCTACCAGTTCTCCAGCACTATCTGCTAGTACTACTGGTTACACTAGCGCCACATCGTCTGCTGAATCAACCACGGAAGTCTGTACCGATTGTACCGAAACCGAGGCCACCAGCTCTCCAGCACTATCTGCTAGTACTACTGGTTACACTAGCGCTACCACATCATCTGCTGAATCAACCACGGAAGTCTGTACCGAATGTACAGAAACCGAGGCCACCAGTTCTCTAGCGTCATCGTCTGTGCAATCTAGTACTACCGGGTACACTAGCGCCACCACGTCTGCTGAATCAACCACGGAAGTCTGTACCGAATGTACCGAAACCGAGGCCACCAGCTCTCCAGCACTATCTGCTAGTACTACTGGTTACACTAGCGCTACCACATCATCTGCTGAATCAACCACGGAAGTCTGTACCGAATGTACCGAAACCGAGGCTACCACTTCTCCAGCACTATCTGCTAGTACTACTGGTTACACTAGCGCTACCACATCATCTGCTGAATCAACCACGGAAGTCTGTACCGAATGTACCGAAACCGAGGCTACCACTTCTCCAGCACTATCTGCTAGTACTACTGGTTACACTAGCGCTACCACATCATCTGCTGAATCAACCACGGAAGTCTGTACCGAATGTACAGAAACCGAGGCCACCAGTTCTCTAGCGTCATCGTCTGTGCAATTTAGTACTACCGGGTACACTAGCGCCACCACGTCTGCTGAATCAACCACGGAAGTCTGTACCGAATGTACCGAAACCGAGGCCACCAGCTCTCCAGCACTATCTGCTAGTACTACTGGTTACACTAGCGCTACCACATCATCTGCTGAATCAACCACGGAAGTCTGTACCGAATGTACAGAAACCGAGGCTACCAGTTCTCCAGCACTATCTGCTAGTTCAATCGGTTACTCTAGCCCTACCACGTCATACGCTGAATCAAGTTCTAgtattttcaaaactttcgCGGACACTACTGAGACCAGTAGCtctccttcttcatctgcCCATATTACCGCTAGCGCTTCGACATCGTCAAGTCAAGCTGAGGGCACACATTACACATCATCTGTACACAGCGTTACCCCTATTTACCCTCGTAATGAAACCGTGATCACTAGTTCTGTTCCATCGACACCGATTACTTCAACATCATCTGGCTCATCCGAACAATCTACAATTTCACTCAATTCCGCTGCGACTGGATCTAGATCATCTACTATCGATGCGAAGTTCGCTACCGTTTCTAAATCATCAATTGATTCGGCCGCTAGCGCTTCTACACATTCCGCTGCGACTGGATCTAGATCATCTACTATTGATGCGAAGGTCGGTACTGTTTCTAAATCATCAATTGAATCGGCCACTAGCGCTTCCACACATTCCGCTGCGACTGGATCTAGATCATCTACTATTGATGCGAAGGTCGGTACTGTTTCTAAATCATCAATTGAATCGGCCACTACCGCTTCCACATTATTTGCTGATACATCCTCTAGCGTTGCAACACCGACTGCTCATTCGATATCAAGTAGTCCCGTATCTTCTAGTCAACCAAATGTCTTTAGCTCTTCCGGCACTAGCTTTAAAGGCCAAGAAACAACAACCTCCTCATTGACCAATTCCGGTCTATCCGAACTCTCTAAATCCCATAGATCATCTCTTACTCCATCCAGTAGTTCAGCCCTCAAATACTCTAGTAAAATAGAATCCACTAGTTCCTTCGCCTTCAAGACTCATGAAACTACTGCTGCTTCCACTTCCACTTCAGTATCCGCTGAATCCGCCTCCACGCCATCTGCCTCATCTCCTATAACCTCTACTACTGCTCGTTCCACTGAGTTCAATAGCGAAAATTCCAGCTTTACCACAGAAGTCAGCTCATTTAGCAATGATACCAGAGTTATGACCTCAGCTGTTTCATCTTCTAAAGCACAAGAAGTTATCAGCCGTAAAATATCTTCCGGATCTTATCGCGACCGTACTACCGTCCAAGGAATGACTTCAGTTATCACTACAACAGGTGAACAAACCACTTTGGTTACCGTAACTTCCTGCAAATCTCATATCTGTACCGAAACTGCTTCTCCTGCAGTTATTTCTACAGTTACAACTACCCTTGGTGGTGTCACTACACAATATACCACATGGTGTCCTATTTCTACCACAGAATCAAAGGATCAAACCACATTAGTTACTGTAACTTCCTGCGAATCTGGTATTTGTTCCGAGACCGCTTCTCCTGCCGTTGTTTCTACAGCCACGACGACTATTAATGGAGTTGTCACAGACTATACCACATGGTGTCCTCTTTCTACCACAGAACCAACGAAGAAAACCACGCTGGTCACAGTTACTTCTTGTGAGTCTGGTATTTGTTCCGAGACTGCTTCTCCTGCCATTATTTCTACCGCCACAACCACCATCAATGATGTCGTTACTGTTTACTCAACATGGGCTCCACAAGGTTCAAGTGAAGCAGCTGCAAGTAccaatatttcaaataacGTTAATGCCGCCTCTACATTCACAGATGCCTCTAACACAAAAACGGCAAGCAGCGCTAACAGCGCATCTTCGCTTTCAGGATTCGATTATCATACCCAAGCACATGCAACTACTACCGCGGCCAATACAATTGACTACAGCGACACTGTCTCCCCAGTATCAGAAACTGCCAACACCAGAAATCCTACTGCTTCAAAGTTAAGCATTGTATCTCAACAACCTCACAGCGCTTCCCCAAGCGGTGTACTAGTATCCAGTACCGCCTCTTTAGAAATGTCAACCTACGCTGGTGTTGCCAATGGTCTACTAGCCAATAGCGCTCTTAGTATCTTCATTGCTTCCGGATTGCTAGCGATCCTTTGA